In a single window of the Anaerocolumna cellulosilytica genome:
- the nifJ gene encoding pyruvate:ferredoxin (flavodoxin) oxidoreductase has protein sequence MARKMKTMDGNNAAAHVSYAFTDVAAIYPITPSSVMAEVTDAWSTQGRKNIFGHEVQVTEMQSEAGAAGTVHGSLAAGALTTTFTASQGLLLMIPNMYKIAGELLPCVIDVSARALASHALSIFGDHSDVYACRQTGFAMLCSSNVQEVMDLGAVAHLSTIKGRVPFVHFFDGFRTSHEIQKIETWDYEDLKELTDMDAVTAFRNRALNPEHPVTRGTAQNPDIFFQAREASNTYYNAIPGIVEDYMNKVNAKIGTDYKLFNYYGAADAEHVIIAMGSVCDTIDETIDYLVASGAKIGVIKVRLYRPFSVEHLLNVIPETVKQITVLDRTKEPGALGEPLWLDIVAALKETKFHDIPVYSGRYGLGSKDTTPAQIIAVYNNTEKKKFTIGIVDDVTNLSLEIKDNPNTTPESTISCKFWGLGADGTVGANKNSIKIIGDHTDMYAQAYFDYDSKKSGGVTISNLRFGKDPIKATYLVSKANFVACHNPSYVRKYNMVQDLKEGGTFLLNCGWSMEEIEEHLPGQVKRYIAKHNIKFYTIDGISIGKEIGLGGRINTVLQAAFFKLANIIPVEDAVKYMKDAATASYSKKGEAIVKMNHDAIDRGITDVKEVKVPASWGESVDESLASVATGSRKEVVDYVNNIQNVMNAQDGNSLPVSAFVDTADGTVPLGSAAFEKRGIAIDVPSWNPDNCIQCNFCSYVCPHASIRPVAMTEEQAKAAPAEASIMDLTGLPGYKFAISVSALDCQGCGSCANVCPGKKGEKALTMKSLDSQLDAQKLFDYGVEIGYPDEVVAKFKETTVKGSQFKKPLLEFSGACAGCGETPYAKLVTQLFGDRMYIANATGCSSIWGGSAPSTPYTVNREGHGPAWANSLFEDNAEFGYGMALAQKALRRRLLSSVEALSSIVDSADVKAACEKYLETSESSTANGPAARDLVAKLEGCDCDNADKTNILANKDFLSKKSQWIFGGDGWAYDIGFGGLDHVIASGEDVNILVFDTEVYSNTGGQSSKSTPTGAIAQFAAAGKEVKKKDLAAIAMSYGYVYVAQIAQGADYNQCVKALVEAENYPGPSLVIAYAPCINHGIKGGMKGAQTEEKRAVQSGYWHLFRFDPRLEEQGKNPFQLDSKEPTADYQEFLNSEVRYSSLARSNPERAKVLFDKAEKNAKAKYTRLVRLAAQD, from the coding sequence ATGGCTAGAAAAATGAAAACCATGGATGGAAACAATGCTGCGGCTCACGTGTCATATGCATTTACCGATGTTGCAGCTATCTATCCGATTACACCATCTTCAGTTATGGCTGAAGTTACAGATGCTTGGTCTACACAAGGTAGAAAAAACATCTTCGGACATGAAGTTCAGGTAACCGAAATGCAATCAGAGGCCGGTGCTGCTGGTACTGTTCACGGTTCTTTAGCAGCCGGTGCATTGACTACCACGTTCACAGCATCCCAAGGTTTACTGTTAATGATACCTAACATGTACAAAATAGCAGGTGAATTATTGCCTTGTGTTATCGATGTATCTGCACGTGCTCTTGCAAGCCACGCATTATCTATCTTCGGCGATCACTCCGACGTATATGCATGTCGTCAGACTGGTTTTGCAATGCTATGTTCAAGCAACGTACAGGAAGTTATGGATTTAGGTGCTGTTGCCCATCTTTCAACGATTAAAGGACGTGTTCCTTTCGTTCATTTCTTCGATGGTTTTAGAACATCCCATGAAATACAGAAAATTGAAACCTGGGATTATGAGGATTTAAAGGAACTTACAGATATGGATGCAGTTACTGCTTTTCGTAATCGTGCGTTAAATCCTGAACACCCTGTAACCCGCGGTACTGCACAGAACCCTGATATCTTCTTCCAGGCAAGAGAAGCAAGCAATACATATTACAATGCTATTCCCGGCATCGTAGAAGATTACATGAATAAAGTCAATGCTAAGATTGGTACTGATTATAAATTATTCAACTATTATGGTGCTGCTGACGCAGAACATGTAATCATTGCAATGGGTTCCGTATGTGATACCATTGATGAAACAATCGATTACCTTGTTGCTTCCGGTGCTAAAATCGGTGTTATCAAAGTTAGACTTTACAGACCTTTCAGTGTAGAGCATTTATTAAATGTAATTCCTGAAACTGTAAAGCAGATTACTGTATTAGATAGAACAAAAGAACCAGGTGCTCTTGGTGAACCTTTATGGCTTGACATCGTTGCAGCCTTAAAGGAGACTAAATTCCATGATATCCCTGTATATTCAGGACGTTATGGTTTAGGTTCCAAAGATACTACTCCTGCACAGATTATTGCAGTTTATAACAATACAGAAAAGAAAAAATTCACAATTGGTATTGTGGATGATGTTACAAATCTTTCCCTTGAAATCAAGGACAATCCTAATACGACTCCTGAAAGCACAATCAGCTGCAAATTCTGGGGACTGGGTGCCGATGGTACTGTAGGTGCTAACAAAAACTCCATTAAGATTATTGGTGACCACACAGATATGTACGCACAGGCTTACTTTGACTATGATTCAAAGAAATCCGGCGGTGTTACCATTTCCAACTTACGTTTTGGTAAAGACCCAATTAAAGCTACCTATTTAGTAAGTAAAGCTAATTTTGTAGCCTGCCATAATCCTTCCTATGTAAGAAAATATAACATGGTACAGGATTTAAAAGAAGGCGGTACTTTCTTACTTAACTGCGGATGGTCTATGGAAGAAATTGAAGAACATCTTCCAGGTCAGGTAAAACGCTACATAGCAAAACATAATATCAAATTCTATACAATCGATGGTATCAGCATTGGTAAGGAAATCGGTCTTGGCGGACGTATTAATACAGTTCTTCAGGCAGCTTTCTTTAAACTTGCTAATATTATCCCTGTAGAAGATGCTGTTAAATATATGAAAGATGCTGCTACTGCTTCTTACAGTAAAAAAGGCGAAGCTATTGTTAAAATGAATCATGATGCAATTGATCGTGGTATTACAGATGTCAAAGAAGTTAAAGTACCAGCTTCCTGGGGCGAATCCGTTGACGAAAGCCTGGCTTCAGTAGCAACTGGTTCCAGAAAAGAAGTTGTTGATTATGTAAACAACATCCAGAACGTGATGAACGCACAAGATGGTAACAGCCTGCCTGTTTCTGCTTTCGTTGATACAGCAGACGGAACAGTTCCTTTAGGTTCAGCTGCCTTTGAAAAACGTGGTATTGCTATTGACGTTCCTAGCTGGAATCCAGATAACTGTATCCAGTGTAACTTCTGTTCTTATGTTTGCCCTCACGCATCCATCCGTCCGGTTGCTATGACAGAAGAACAAGCAAAAGCCGCTCCTGCAGAAGCTTCCATTATGGACTTAACAGGTCTTCCTGGATATAAATTTGCTATTTCCGTATCTGCCCTTGATTGTCAAGGTTGCGGTTCCTGTGCAAATGTTTGTCCTGGTAAGAAGGGTGAAAAAGCATTAACAATGAAGAGCCTCGACAGTCAGTTAGATGCTCAGAAATTATTTGATTATGGTGTAGAAATCGGATATCCTGATGAAGTAGTTGCTAAATTTAAAGAAACTACTGTTAAAGGAAGCCAGTTTAAGAAACCTTTACTTGAGTTCTCCGGTGCCTGCGCAGGTTGTGGTGAAACTCCTTATGCTAAATTAGTTACTCAGTTGTTCGGTGATAGAATGTACATTGCAAATGCAACAGGTTGCTCCTCTATCTGGGGTGGTTCTGCTCCTTCCACACCTTACACTGTAAATAGAGAAGGCCACGGTCCAGCTTGGGCTAACTCCTTATTCGAAGACAATGCAGAATTTGGTTACGGTATGGCACTTGCTCAGAAAGCTTTAAGAAGACGTTTGCTTTCCTCCGTAGAAGCACTTTCTTCTATAGTAGACAGTGCTGACGTAAAAGCTGCTTGTGAAAAATATCTTGAAACAAGTGAATCCAGCACTGCTAATGGCCCTGCAGCAAGAGATTTAGTTGCTAAGTTAGAAGGCTGTGACTGCGATAACGCAGATAAAACAAACATCTTAGCTAACAAAGACTTCTTATCCAAGAAATCCCAATGGATTTTCGGTGGTGACGGTTGGGCTTACGATATTGGTTTTGGTGGTTTAGACCATGTAATTGCAAGCGGTGAAGATGTAAACATCCTTGTATTTGATACAGAGGTTTACTCCAACACAGGCGGTCAGTCCTCTAAATCCACTCCTACCGGTGCTATTGCACAGTTCGCTGCTGCTGGTAAGGAAGTTAAGAAAAAGGATTTAGCTGCTATAGCAATGAGTTACGGCTATGTATACGTAGCACAGATTGCACAGGGTGCTGATTACAATCAATGTGTAAAAGCATTGGTTGAAGCAGAAAACTATCCAGGACCTTCTCTTGTAATCGCTTATGCTCCATGTATCAACCATGGTATCAAAGGTGGTATGAAAGGTGCTCAGACAGAAGAAAAACGTGCTGTACAGTCTGGTTACTGGCATTTATTCCGTTTCGACCCTCGTTTAGAAGAACAAGGAAAGAATCCATTCCAGTTAGATTCCAAAGAACCTACTGCTGATTATCAGGAATTCTTAAACAGCGAAGTTCGTTACAGCTCTCTTGCACGTTCTAATCCAGAAAGAGCAAAAGTATTATTCGATAAAGCTGAAAAGAATGCAAAAGCAAAATATACTAGATTAGTAAGACTTGCAGCTCAGGACTAA
- the greA gene encoding transcription elongation factor GreA, with protein MADKKNILTYEGLKLLEEELQDLKVNKRKEVAQKIKEAREQGDLSENAEYDAAKDEQREIEARIEEIDKILKNAEVVVEDEVEVDVINIGCRVRIIDLEYDEEMEYKIVGSTEANSLKGKISNESPVGKALIGARIGDVVSVETHSGVLQYKIVEILKSN; from the coding sequence ATGGCAGATAAAAAGAACATATTGACCTATGAGGGATTAAAACTTTTAGAGGAAGAACTTCAGGATTTAAAAGTAAACAAAAGAAAAGAAGTTGCCCAGAAGATAAAAGAAGCCAGAGAACAAGGCGATTTATCTGAAAATGCTGAATACGATGCAGCGAAAGATGAACAAAGAGAGATTGAAGCCAGAATTGAAGAAATAGATAAAATTCTTAAAAATGCAGAAGTTGTTGTTGAAGATGAGGTAGAAGTAGATGTTATCAACATCGGCTGCAGAGTTAGAATTATTGATCTTGAGTATGATGAGGAAATGGAATATAAAATTGTTGGTTCTACAGAAGCAAACAGCCTGAAAGGTAAGATTTCTAACGAATCCCCTGTAGGCAAGGCCTTAATTGGAGCAAGAATTGGAGATGTTGTTAGTGTAGAAACCCATTCAGGCGTCTTACAATATAAAATAGTAGAAATTCTGAAATCAAATTAA
- a CDS encoding sensor histidine kinase, producing MKLKLRFLFFFTGGLFLFLLYMGILTSFVFSYILPVFTQPKNNNQVIFLLTFTQNKESFLYLFTFLFSFVSGGFFLSQYFVKPLLYILSLVGQLSQGDYNLDTIRKEVYKGNKLKRRYFLYKEVLADLFDLSDILETVKKERNQLEMSKKNWIKGISHDLKTPLSYIIGYAALLKNDDYTWEKEERLRFLNEIYERGTYIEQLVEDMNLVYSAHSYQVELPIDKNSFDLIAYLKKLVADISNAPNADKYNFSFFSTEKALIIQADPKLLYRAFQNLLVNALRHNKEGTSIAVAVSNAKHGTVIITITDNGKGLAPEVKDRFNNNSLFSANDIDYKKGGLGLAIVNNIIMAHNGSATVESSAETGTVFTVTLPF from the coding sequence ATGAAATTAAAATTACGCTTTCTCTTCTTTTTTACTGGGGGATTATTCCTATTTCTCTTATATATGGGGATTTTAACATCCTTTGTTTTTTCCTATATCCTCCCCGTATTTACGCAGCCAAAAAACAATAATCAGGTTATATTTTTACTGACTTTTACCCAGAACAAAGAATCCTTTTTATATTTATTCACATTTTTATTCTCCTTTGTAAGCGGAGGTTTTTTCCTAAGTCAGTACTTTGTAAAACCACTGCTCTATATTCTGTCACTGGTTGGACAGTTATCCCAGGGAGATTACAATTTAGATACCATACGTAAAGAAGTTTATAAAGGGAACAAACTAAAAAGAAGATATTTTTTATACAAAGAGGTTTTAGCTGACCTTTTTGACCTGTCAGATATTTTAGAAACTGTTAAGAAGGAACGTAATCAACTTGAAATGTCTAAGAAAAATTGGATTAAGGGAATATCTCATGACTTAAAAACTCCCTTATCCTATATAATAGGTTATGCGGCACTGCTAAAGAATGACGACTATACGTGGGAGAAGGAAGAACGTCTTCGATTTCTAAATGAAATCTATGAAAGAGGAACATACATTGAACAATTAGTAGAAGATATGAATCTGGTATACTCAGCCCATTCATATCAGGTTGAATTGCCGATTGATAAGAATTCCTTTGATTTGATAGCCTATCTTAAAAAACTGGTTGCTGATATTTCGAATGCACCCAATGCTGACAAATATAATTTCTCCTTTTTCTCCACGGAAAAGGCATTAATTATACAGGCTGACCCTAAACTTTTGTACCGGGCCTTTCAAAATCTTTTAGTAAATGCCCTTCGACATAACAAAGAGGGAACCTCTATTGCTGTTGCAGTATCGAACGCAAAGCATGGTACAGTTATCATTACCATTACCGATAATGGAAAGGGCTTGGCCCCTGAAGTCAAAGATAGGTTTAATAATAATAGTCTTTTCTCTGCGAATGATATTGACTATAAAAAGGGTGGGCTAGGATTAGCCATCGTTAATAATATAATCATGGCCCATAATGGTTCTGCAACGGTAGAAAGTTCAGCTGAGACCGGTACTGTTTTTACAGTTACTCTCCCTTTTTAG
- a CDS encoding M23 family metallopeptidase, producing MKDDISPNTEAFKSVEGNHVYIKIKETGTYLLLNQFKKGSITVKTGDYVMKGETIGYVGNSSSSSEPHLHIHHQRQNPTKMLIPVFAEGLPLYFEGIQGENMPVKGTVVKLLP from the coding sequence ATGAAAGATGATATATCGCCTAATACAGAAGCGTTTAAATCTGTGGAGGGTAATCATGTATATATAAAAATAAAGGAGACGGGAACCTATCTGCTTCTTAATCAATTCAAAAAAGGAAGCATAACAGTTAAAACCGGAGATTATGTGATGAAAGGTGAAACCATTGGGTATGTAGGTAACAGTAGTTCTTCATCAGAACCGCATTTACATATTCACCATCAACGCCAGAATCCTACGAAAATGTTGATCCCGGTATTTGCAGAAGGACTTCCGTTGTACTTTGAGGGCATACAAGGAGAGAATATGCCTGTAAAGGGTACCGTGGTGAAGCTGCTTCCATAG
- the cpaB gene encoding Flp pilus assembly protein CpaB, producing MSLFKNRTVVGIGCIILSLLICFGITPMFNRQVNQKKEIIRVVKEIKTGEIITKDMIQSVEVGSYQLPENVIQSKETVLGYYALADLSVGDYILNTKVSETPQAENAYLYQLDGSKQAISITLKNFANGLSGKLQSGDVVSVIAPDYKKQGLTVIPPELRYVEVISVTTSSGQDANTGKGKESKKEERELPSTVTLLVTPEQGNILANLEADGESHLSLVYRGEASNAKKFLEAQEKALAELYPDTETTSEYKEGE from the coding sequence ATGAGCTTATTTAAAAATAGAACCGTTGTGGGAATCGGCTGTATTATTCTTTCCCTGCTCATCTGCTTTGGGATTACGCCTATGTTTAATCGGCAGGTGAATCAGAAGAAGGAGATTATCCGGGTGGTAAAAGAAATAAAGACGGGAGAAATCATTACCAAAGATATGATTCAAAGTGTGGAAGTAGGAAGTTATCAGCTTCCAGAAAACGTGATTCAGTCCAAGGAAACGGTGTTAGGTTATTATGCGTTGGCTGATTTATCGGTGGGAGATTATATTCTAAACACAAAAGTGTCAGAAACGCCACAAGCTGAAAATGCCTATTTATATCAGTTAGATGGAAGTAAACAAGCAATTTCTATTACTCTGAAAAACTTTGCCAATGGACTATCTGGCAAGTTACAGAGTGGAGATGTGGTATCCGTGATTGCACCAGATTATAAGAAGCAGGGGCTTACGGTAATCCCACCGGAACTTCGGTATGTAGAAGTGATTTCGGTTACTACGTCCAGTGGACAGGATGCAAATACAGGGAAGGGGAAAGAAAGCAAAAAAGAGGAGAGAGAACTGCCCTCTACCGTTACCTTACTGGTGACACCGGAGCAGGGCAATATTTTGGCAAACCTGGAAGCGGATGGAGAAAGCCATCTTTCCCTTGTGTACCGTGGAGAAGCGAGCAATGCCAAGAAATTTCTGGAGGCACAGGAGAAAGCATTGGCAGAATTATATCCTGATACAGAAACCACTTCGGAATATAAAGAGGGGGAATAA
- a CDS encoding serine hydrolase — MKKHLKKIIITILGLIVTTGICFGIYEYQGRPDADRILSFLKDNPEKVSLTIQENGKPVVAYYADRSMPLASVAKIIVAIEYAKQAGAQKIDTEQMVSLKDINRFYIPGLDGNAQPQWEAYVKEQNKIESGEVSLKEVAKGMIDFSSNANMEYLIDILGLDEINKNISELKLTEHEEIYPFYASLLIPGSLMKEYKELTQEEKITKVKSILKTMPKEEFDLRAIQEHNRLKEDADGSYQSSIQLKQWYDMEIDKMNSDRLVAATTREYGQILAMINQGEYLSKEADSYLREIMEGPMEREGNKKLFKHLGFKGGSTNYILNMAMYSLDKEEQAVEIALFTDGLTTDEFKIVSKNMNEFLNQILTNKEFRQKVKGILQ; from the coding sequence ATGAAAAAACATTTGAAAAAGATTATTATAACCATATTGGGGCTAATCGTTACAACAGGGATTTGCTTCGGGATATATGAATATCAAGGAAGACCGGATGCAGACCGTATTCTAAGCTTCTTAAAAGATAATCCGGAGAAAGTATCTTTGACCATTCAGGAAAATGGCAAGCCTGTGGTTGCGTATTATGCAGACCGCAGTATGCCTTTAGCCAGTGTTGCTAAAATAATAGTAGCTATAGAATATGCCAAGCAGGCAGGAGCACAGAAAATTGATACTGAGCAAATGGTAAGCCTTAAAGATATAAACCGGTTTTATATTCCGGGGCTTGATGGCAATGCACAGCCTCAATGGGAAGCCTATGTGAAGGAGCAAAATAAAATTGAATCCGGTGAAGTATCTCTAAAAGAAGTAGCAAAAGGTATGATTGATTTTAGTAGTAATGCGAATATGGAATATTTAATTGATATTTTAGGCCTGGATGAAATCAATAAGAATATTAGTGAATTAAAGCTAACAGAGCATGAAGAGATTTATCCCTTTTATGCAAGCCTTTTAATTCCAGGCAGCCTTATGAAAGAATATAAGGAGCTAACACAGGAGGAAAAGATTACAAAGGTAAAATCCATTTTAAAGACTATGCCAAAGGAGGAATTTGACCTTCGTGCTATACAGGAGCATAACAGGCTAAAGGAGGATGCGGATGGGAGCTATCAAAGCTCGATACAATTAAAGCAGTGGTATGATATGGAAATTGATAAGATGAATTCAGACAGATTAGTTGCTGCAACAACACGAGAATATGGTCAAATACTTGCTATGATAAATCAGGGGGAGTATCTGTCAAAAGAGGCAGACTCCTACTTAAGAGAGATTATGGAAGGACCCATGGAAAGGGAGGGAAATAAGAAGCTGTTTAAGCATCTGGGCTTTAAAGGCGGCTCAACCAATTATATACTCAATATGGCCATGTATTCCCTGGATAAAGAGGAGCAGGCAGTAGAGATAGCGTTATTTACAGATGGACTTACGACAGATGAATTTAAAATAGTATCTAAAAACATGAATGAATTTCTGAACCAGATTTTAACCAATAAAGAATTCAGGCAAAAAGTAAAAGGTATATTGCAGTAA
- a CDS encoding response regulator transcription factor — protein MYNDEKILLVDDEAGLLHLLKITLEKERYHNITCAMTGAQALEIIKQNTYDLILLDVMLPDFSGFDLCSEIRKYTFAPIIFLTACGSDFDKLTGLALGGDDYITKPFNPLEVMARIKAILRRQKHYTTTQTIESNQPQLFDFGIFQLNPATATLVVNNQEVECTAKEFDLLCFFCNNPNHVFTTTQIYEAVWDTLGLGDDKTVTMHISKLRKKLGDDPKTPKLLITLRGIGYKFNPPKKEHLI, from the coding sequence TTGTATAATGATGAAAAAATCCTGCTTGTAGATGACGAAGCCGGACTTCTGCATTTGTTAAAAATAACCTTAGAAAAAGAGCGCTATCATAATATTACCTGTGCTATGACAGGTGCACAAGCATTAGAAATTATAAAACAGAATACCTATGACTTAATTCTACTGGATGTAATGCTGCCGGACTTCTCCGGCTTTGATTTATGCAGTGAAATCCGAAAATATACCTTCGCCCCTATTATTTTCTTGACTGCATGCGGAAGTGATTTTGATAAACTTACAGGGCTTGCACTTGGGGGAGATGACTATATAACCAAACCCTTTAACCCTTTAGAAGTCATGGCAAGAATAAAGGCAATTTTACGCCGTCAGAAGCACTATACCACCACGCAAACTATAGAGTCTAATCAACCTCAGCTTTTTGATTTTGGAATATTTCAGCTAAATCCTGCAACCGCTACGTTGGTTGTGAATAATCAAGAGGTAGAGTGTACTGCAAAGGAGTTCGATTTGCTTTGCTTTTTTTGTAATAATCCCAATCATGTATTTACGACTACCCAAATATATGAAGCAGTTTGGGATACACTGGGACTTGGTGATGATAAAACCGTAACTATGCATATATCAAAACTTCGTAAAAAGCTTGGTGACGACCCTAAAACCCCAAAACTTCTTATAACTTTAAGAGGAATCGGTTATAAATTTAATCCTCCCAAAAAGGAACACCTTATATGA
- a CDS encoding DUF6133 family protein, which translates to MGKQAVKVQLALSNNKGEGYIDTAVKILIAVVLGALLLAGLYALFGNIVMPTLSRRIQDMFNYAG; encoded by the coding sequence ATGGGAAAACAGGCAGTGAAGGTACAGCTTGCACTAAGCAATAATAAGGGGGAAGGCTACATCGACACCGCGGTCAAAATTTTAATTGCAGTTGTGCTGGGAGCATTATTGCTAGCAGGGTTATATGCATTGTTTGGAAATATTGTAATGCCCACCCTAAGCAGAAGAATTCAGGACATGTTTAATTATGCAGGCTAA
- a CDS encoding prepilin peptidase, producing the protein MQANTMLQAVLFFILMVGAAYLDIRKRVIPTVIWCSVGAISCLDFRPIHLMGILAAVPLLIIAVWIAPNRLGGGDIKLVAATGLVLGLQETNMAVILGLSLQIVVFGFVFLLQRVKAKEKGRKDFKDCSMPLAPCLTIGFLCIYSLKLGGVINELI; encoded by the coding sequence ATGCAGGCTAATACCATGCTTCAGGCAGTGCTATTTTTTATCCTGATGGTGGGAGCAGCGTATCTGGATATTCGAAAGCGGGTGATACCGACCGTTATCTGGTGCTCTGTTGGAGCAATCTCCTGTTTGGATTTTAGACCAATCCATCTCATGGGAATTTTGGCAGCAGTACCTTTGTTAATCATTGCGGTATGGATAGCACCAAACCGCTTAGGTGGTGGCGACATAAAGCTGGTCGCTGCCACCGGGCTGGTGCTCGGATTACAAGAAACTAATATGGCAGTTATCCTTGGACTCTCCTTACAAATCGTAGTATTTGGCTTTGTATTTTTACTACAAAGAGTTAAAGCGAAAGAGAAGGGACGAAAAGACTTCAAAGACTGTTCCATGCCATTGGCACCGTGCCTGACCATTGGATTTTTGTGTATTTATAGTTTGAAATTAGGAGGAGTTATCAATGAGCTTATTTAA
- a CDS encoding AEC family transporter: MSLASIALNQILIMFLIIIIGMICYKAKLIDRELNKRLSNILLMVVSPLLIFNSYQREFSSDLLYGLVISFGLALASHLVSILAAGLFVRGKDSNAVIDRFSAIYSNCGFIGIPLINGLVGKEGVFYITAYLTVFNVFVWTHGVIMMVGKQTKKEIIKTLISPTIIAIALGMLAFIARLRMPYIIYESIEYVASMNTPLAMLIAGVSIAQTNILKVFLKPRIYLVVVLKLLLIPVFLLLLYTRLPINETVLTTALLGVACPTAATGTMFALRYNKDAVYASEIFAITTLVSVVSIPMVMALLGIFLKG, encoded by the coding sequence ATGTCTTTAGCAAGTATTGCATTAAACCAAATATTAATCATGTTTCTAATTATCATCATAGGTATGATATGCTATAAAGCAAAACTAATAGATAGGGAATTAAATAAAAGGCTATCGAATATACTGCTTATGGTAGTAAGTCCATTGCTTATATTTAATTCCTATCAGAGAGAGTTTAGCAGCGATTTGCTTTACGGATTAGTAATATCTTTTGGCTTAGCATTAGCTAGTCATTTGGTATCTATATTAGCAGCCGGGCTATTTGTAAGAGGGAAAGATTCTAATGCTGTAATAGACAGATTCTCTGCCATCTATTCCAACTGTGGTTTTATTGGAATACCTTTAATTAATGGATTAGTAGGCAAAGAGGGAGTTTTTTATATAACCGCCTATTTAACTGTGTTTAATGTATTTGTTTGGACGCACGGTGTTATTATGATGGTGGGAAAGCAAACAAAAAAAGAGATTATTAAGACTCTAATATCTCCCACCATAATAGCAATAGCACTAGGAATGCTTGCGTTTATAGCAAGGCTTCGAATGCCTTATATTATATATGAATCCATTGAGTATGTAGCATCAATGAATACACCCTTAGCAATGCTAATAGCCGGTGTATCCATTGCTCAGACTAATATACTTAAAGTCTTTTTAAAGCCAAGAATATATTTGGTAGTAGTGTTAAAGCTGTTACTAATTCCAGTATTTTTGCTGCTTTTATACACCAGACTGCCTATTAACGAGACGGTTTTGACTACGGCACTTCTTGGAGTGGCATGCCCTACTGCTGCAACTGGTACCATGTTTGCATTAAGATACAATAAAGATGCCGTTTATGCTTCAGAAATATTTGCAATTACCACTTTGGTCTCCGTTGTAAGTATACCTATGGTAATGGCTCTATTAGGTATATTTTTAAAAGGATAG
- a CDS encoding ParM/StbA family protein, which yields MNNKIEVIGIDHGWSHMKTPTTVFTTSIKENPSPTFFKDVLEYKGKYYNIGGERLEIKNTKVENDDFYLLTLAAIAKELEKRGNITEATVYLAVGLPLTRFGEEKQAFIEYLSKNQEVQFKFEEKQYHIKIVKVSVYPQCYSAVTELIPNFQRRAVVVDIGSWTIDIMPVINKKPDDRKCNSLPHGLITCMREINRDCVKNFNYELEGVDIEHYIRHHHLNNVPEEVLQLVDRYLKSYADMVIRSLKELEINIQTTPIIIVGGGASVVKNYGSVRLPNIEYKLDVKANAKGYEMMARIALRNVRG from the coding sequence GTGAATAATAAGATTGAAGTAATAGGGATTGATCATGGCTGGAGTCATATGAAAACTCCAACAACAGTGTTTACTACATCCATAAAAGAGAATCCGTCACCTACATTTTTTAAGGATGTGTTGGAGTACAAGGGTAAGTACTACAACATTGGTGGTGAACGTCTGGAGATTAAGAATACCAAGGTGGAAAACGATGATTTTTATCTGCTTACCTTGGCAGCCATTGCAAAGGAGTTAGAAAAGAGAGGAAACATTACAGAAGCAACGGTGTATTTGGCAGTGGGTTTACCGCTGACAAGGTTTGGAGAGGAGAAGCAAGCATTTATTGAGTACCTGTCAAAGAATCAGGAAGTCCAGTTTAAGTTTGAAGAAAAGCAGTACCATATCAAGATTGTAAAGGTTTCGGTATATCCTCAGTGCTATTCGGCAGTTACAGAGCTGATACCAAATTTTCAAAGAAGAGCAGTGGTGGTAGACATTGGTTCCTGGACAATTGATATTATGCCGGTCATTAATAAAAAGCCGGATGACAGAAAGTGTAACAGCCTACCACACGGATTAATTACCTGTATGAGAGAAATTAACAGAGACTGTGTTAAAAACTTTAACTATGAATTGGAAGGAGTCGATATCGAGCATTATATCCGTCACCATCACTTAAACAATGTACCGGAAGAAGTATTACAGTTGGTAGACCGATATCTGAAAAGCTATGCCGACATGGTAATTCGTTCACTAAAGGAATTGGAAATCAACATTCAGACGACGCCCATTATTATCGTAGGTGGGGGAGCAAGTGTTGTGAAGAACTATGGCAGTGTGAGGCTGCCCAATATTGAATATAAGCTGGATGTCAAAGCCAATGCCAAGGGATATGAAATGATGGCAAGAATAGCTCTTAGAAATGTAAGGGGGTAG